In Camelina sativa cultivar DH55 chromosome 17, Cs, whole genome shotgun sequence, the genomic stretch ACTACGACGAAGACTGCGAGCTCCCAAAAGTAGCGTCTTGTCATCATGAGTACCAAACCACCATCCCAAGCCCTCTAAAGGGTTAGAACCTTTCCAGGAACCATCAACCTTACAACGAACAGAAATAACCCTATCCTCCGGAGCTGGCTGGAGAGGCAAGAAATTCATAGAAAAGGACTTCGCCTCCTCCCACAAAAGTTTGTCGTTTGTCGCCTGATTTATAATATCCATTGGCTCAGCCTCTACTccttgaaaaacctttttattcctgTCTTTCCAAATTGTCCAAAGCATCCAAGGCAACAAATATCCAATAGTCGAACCCCCGGAGCTTGATAAGACCTTAGAATATATGAAATCTAAATTTGAATACACGGATCCATGAGGAAAGCCAGACGTCGGTATATGTATCGGCGATAACTCCCAAACCAACCGGGATCGTACACACTCAAAAAGAGCGTGATTAATAGACTCCACCACAAAACCGCACCGTTGACACGTAACATCACAACGTACACCCCGATGAGCGATCCGTTCCTTTACAGGAAGACTACCAGACGCcacctgccagaaaaaatgttgaaccttTGAAGGGACTTCAAGTTTCCAAGCTTGTGCCCGTAAAACTGTACATGTTGGCCCAAATTCGACTTCCTTCTGTAATTCCCGTGCTAGCCTATAACCAGATCTCACAGAATACTTACCAGACTTAGTATAATGCCAAATCAATCTATCCGAACGAAATGACTTACTAACCGGCAAACTCTGTATAAGCGGAATATCCGCAGGATCCATATACTCCTCTAGTATGGGCAAATGCCAATCCATCGTAAGgggattaattaaatgattaacctTCAAATTAGGATGTAGGGTTCTTCCCCTACCAGACGTTGGTCTTGGCTGGTGGTCTGGTATCCAAGGATCCCGCCAAACCGATATATCACTATCCGAGCTTACTATCCATCGTGCCCCTCATTCCACTAGTCCCTTAACAgaaaaaatactcctccacgCAAAGGATAGAGAATATGGTTTAGTTGCCCGTAATGGATGTTTTCTCCGGAAGTAACAACCACgcatcacccgagccattaaAGAATTCGGGTAATGAATCAGTCTCCAATACTGCTTAGCCAACATTGCATCATTAAATTCTTCCAAAGCTCGAAACCCCAAACCCCTATCACACTTATCCTTGcacattttatcccaagctACCCAATGATGCCTCTAACCTTACCATTAGACTTCCACCAAAATCTTGATATGACTCCCGTAAATTTGGTCGTTAATGTCTGTGGCAATTTAAAACACGACATAACATCACATGAGTACTCTGATAATTTAACAGATAAAATATCAAGAACTAAATAAGTCAATAACATTTAATTCTGttaatgtctctctctctactgGTTTCTTTAGAATTGAGTCACGTGTTTTGGTCTCTTCTTGTCGTTTTCCTCGTTTCTAATAatcaatcattttttattttatttttgtaacgaATACAATAACTTATCACCTCAATTTTCTCGTCTTTGCGGTGATATTGACTTTAGTTTGCTTGAGAATTAGTCTGtatatattgaattattattgaattatttttcttattagaaaaagaacaaaagttaAGTAAAAGCTATTTTTGTCACCAGATACAtagtatttgtttcttttttcctcaCAGTAAACACGGATTCAAtagttcaaagaaaaaaaagcacgGTTTCAAAATACCTTTGGAAAAAACGAAAGTTTCAATTATTGGGCCTCAAGATCCATTACTATACgttccattttgttttttgggctTTGACTCTTTTGTTCACACATGCCTTGACCTAGtagaattttataaacattttagcCCAAATATAACTTTCTTTGAGTATCTCTTGGTTCTGTCATGATGAATCTTTGGAAAATCAAAGGGACACATTTGTTTTTATAGCAAAGGTACATAAATGCCTGTCTCTGCTGTCTGAATCTGAATCATCAAGGATGAATGTCTAATCATACTGttagaatatttatttatcaaaactaccattttttttttttttttaacatctgattttattaaattgtgAAAGGATAATACAAATAGTTTGTCAGCCAAGCAGGTGGTGACGTAAACCTTAAATACATAGTGTCGATGCTTGTAGCATATTGAGATAACTTGTCAGCTGCTGAGTTCCTTTCTCTGTTTACATGATCCAAAGAGCATAGAGGAAGCTTTGTCGTCCAAAAACGAATATCATAGAGTAGAGTACCCAGTTTGTTGTGATCACCATTTGTATTGATTAGCTTAACCAACTCCAAATTGTCACTTTCAAACCAAACATGTCGTAAGCCGTGAGCCCAGATCAATTGTAGGACATGGAGGAAGCCCAATGCCTCCGCTTCTAATGCTGAGGACGATGGTTTCAGTTTCGAACATTCCGATTGTATTACATCTCCGTTCATATCACGAATTAGCCATCCTGTGTTCGTGAAATTTCGTCCTTGTATGAAACCACTGTCAAAGTTGCACTTTAGCCATCCTGCTGGTGGGGAGTTCCACTGAGTACTGCGATGTTCGTTTCGTGGAGGCCTAGGCATATTGTTATTGCATTCATTCGTTAATTCCTGGGATTGTTGCACATCCAGCCATTCATTGACATCTTCCCATCCTTTTTGTGCTTCAGTTGTTGGGTCCCGATTGATCTTACGGTAGAGGAAGTCGTTTTATTAGTTGATACAATTACAGAAATAAAGGGTGTTTTGGCCAAGTGCTTTTTTCCCTGTGCATATTAACTCAATCATATATGTTGGAATAATATTTAGTCAGTGAAATCCATGAGAAATATGTATGTTTTAGTTGACTAACAAAAATCGAAAGTCTTAccaattgaaatatataattaagccaTGAATGTATGCAAGTTTTAAAGTggttttggtttatggtttttagattttgcatgaaaaaatttaaactaaagaTGGAAAAAAGTAAGTCAACCAATGAAGCatagatttagattttctttgAGAACTGACAAAAACTATCAAAAGTtagattttctatatatatatattttttttatgaaaaccaCTTTTCCCACAATTCCCATTgactaaaaaatgaaattttgagaaagctaaaactaaaaacaactTCAAAATCTACAATCATTCAAAAGCCTATACCTATAGTTTCCAATAATTACTTTTACTTACTTAATTTTGTTATCATTAATGATAAAATGGACCTACGATAGAATGCTATCAAAGGGTCCTTAACAAGTACCaacaaatgaagaagaatagaCTCGTACTCTTTTCTAATATTTCGGCACTTTTCTGTCAACAATATTTCAGCATTTACACACAcatgttttataattaaaagacaAATTATTATGGTTCTTGTTGTATCATATAtgtctactactactactacttagACCAAAAATATAGTGGATGATGAACTACAAAAAAAGACTTCAATATCAAACTCTCATATCAAAgcatatattttcttctaaGTTACTTCCttcataagtcataactaaCTAATCTATGTAACCCCTTGTCAATATCATTAAGGCACTAGttatcaaaaatatacaattcatcatctattagaacaaaaaacaacaaaataaaaatcttcaGTCAAATAGTAGGGAAGTAAAGTAAATATACAACTTTAAAAAGGGTCAGATTTGGGGTGGTCTTATTCATTACTAAATGCAAACTTCTATCGACTACCAGACTACAATAAAtgcaaacaacaaccaaaaaagatgaaaattcaCCACATCAACAAAAAACTAGACcccacttttattttttcttttgagattttTCATTCAATTCTTCTCCCAACCATCTCTTTGCTGTCTTCATAACTATCTCATTTCTTGTTCGATTCAAGAAccctttttttccaaaaacaaatcaataaaagaAAACTCATTATCTTGTTAGATGATAtagataaaaaagagagagaaaaaaaaaagaaaagaaga encodes the following:
- the LOC104759275 gene encoding uncharacterized protein LOC104759275, translated to MDWHLPILEEYMDPADIPLIQSLPVSKSFRSDRLIWHYTKSGKYSVRSGYRLARELQKEVEFGPTCTVLRAQAWKLEVPSKVQHFFWQVASGSLPVKERIAHRGVRCDVTCQRCGFVVESINHALFECVRSRLVWELSPIHIPTSGFPHGSVYSNLDFIYSKVLSSSGGSTIGYLLPWMLWTIWKDRNKKVFQGVEAEPMDIINQATNDKLLWEEAKSFSMNFLPLQPAPEDRVISVRCKVDGSWKGSNPLEGLGWWFGTHDDKTLLLGARSLRRSPSSLHSEFNALLWAMESLRAAGIDCQNFESDSAELVAMVQAPDDWPAFSHLLEDFHSLRSSYFSFTLTQIPRTSNVQADCLARSSRPLASEVSFVNSFIPVWSTNLGVTF